One Cydia amplana chromosome 18, ilCydAmpl1.1, whole genome shotgun sequence DNA segment encodes these proteins:
- the LOC134656235 gene encoding uncharacterized protein CG13380: METVTAKKATPVAAAAAGKVYKVGSRVGRGVPDIADAYTKKCSCERDKAIVFCRACGYYCNGRIRLKCEQHPRVTFLLDISECPRCHGSAFLDEYNKV, encoded by the exons ATGGAAACTGTCACTGCTAAGAAAGCTACTCCAGTAGCAGCGGCTGCTGCTGGTAAAGTTTACAAGGTCGGAAGCCGCGTCGGGCGTGGCGTGCCCGACATCGCTGACGCGTATACGAAGAAATGCTCCTGCGAGAGAGATAAGGCCATCGTTTTTTGCAGAGCATGCGGCTATTACTGCAACGGTCGCATTCGGCTGAAGTGCGAACAGCATCCAAga GTAACCTTCTTGTTAGATATTTCTGAGTGCCCGCGGTGCCATGGCTCAGCATTCCTGGATGaatataataaagtttaa
- the LOC134656491 gene encoding mitochondrial import inner membrane translocase subunit Tim29, with amino-acid sequence MSINRLSRLPVTFNKVGGKVKFPARFKGTIVEKWADYWKNLFIDYRQMVQDLRTDVQDDPIKALKWTIGLTTVYALAKNNPDELDFKDRLRKIHNEVALVSEDCLNPKSYAHLRHLETCYNQGTIHYKSFGIASVMYTSDLSESCAMYKAHCSYMQPTIFSFPSRIVDFGFMGNWWNIYIKMTNYDVNF; translated from the coding sequence ATGTCGATAAACAGATTATCTAGATTGCCAGTAACTTTTAATAAAGTTGGGGGCAAAGTTAAATTTCCTGCGAGATTCAAAGGAACGATTGTTGAAAAATGGGCTGACTATTGGAAGAATCTTTTCATCGACTATCGTCAAATGGTCCAGGACCTACGCACAGACGTTCAGGATGATCCGATTAAAGCTCTAAAATGGACGATAGGACTAACAACAGTCTACGCTTTAGCTAAGAACAACCCAGATGAATTGGATTTTAAAGACAGATTGAGAAAGATACACAACGAAGTTGCATTGGTCAGCGAAGACTGTTTGAATCCAAAATCCTACGCGCACTTACGACATCTTGAAACTTGCTATAACCAAGGCACTATCCACTACAAGAGTTTTGGAATAGCTTCAGTTATGTACACCTCAGATTTAAGTGAATCATGTGCTATGTACAAAGCACACTGCTCTTATATGCAACCGACAATATTTAGTTTTCCTTCAAGAATAGTTGACTTTGGATTTATGGGCAATTGGTGGaacatttatattaaaatgacaAATTATGATGTGAACTTCTGA